Proteins from a genomic interval of Liolophura sinensis isolate JHLJ2023 chromosome 3, CUHK_Ljap_v2, whole genome shotgun sequence:
- the LOC135463453 gene encoding tectonin beta-propeller repeat-containing protein 1-like, with amino-acid sequence MIDDQLSISHVSVGPAGVWAVGLDGKVYYREGTYMNDGTRGTAWTEIPGVNLVQLDVGNRIVWGLTSSGNIYFRTGIEMYNPTGCEWRLVPGFLKDITVSPMGHVWGVTTFGGMVRRAEVSFLNPEGLYWHSVGPSSIKFSRVSAGCAGVWGIDENGTVLYRKGTYNDADTPGSEWIIVPEQLKHVTVGHGRVWGIKGDYVTYRAGVAQARPTGVQWDLVYKTLKQFDVWQSALWGADSYDPKQVYARLI; translated from the coding sequence ATGATAGACGACCAGCTGAGCATCAGTCACGTGTCAGTGGGTCCGGCAGGGGTGTGGGCGGTTGGCCTCGACGGAAAGGTGTACTACCGTGAAGGAACGTACATGAACGACGGGACTCGGGGCACTGCGTGGACGGAAATCCCCGGAGTCAATCTCGTGCAGCTGGACGTGGGAAACAGGATAGTATGGGGCCTGACTTCCTCTGGCAATATATACTTCCGTACGGGAATCGAAATGTACAATCCGACTGGGTGCGAGTGGCGGCTAGTGCCAGGCTTCCTGAAGGACATCACTGTGAGCCCCATGGGTCACGTCTGGGGGGTGACGACATTTGGCGGGATGGTACGCCGCGCGGAAGTCAGCTTTCTTAACCCCGAGGGCTTGTACTGGCACTCCGTGGGGCCTTCTAGCATCAAGTTCTCACGGGTGAGCGCGGGGTGTGCTGGGGTGTGGGGCATAGATGAAAACGGCACAGTGCTCTACAGGAAGGGCACATACAACGACGCCGATACCCCGGGTAGTGAATGGATCATCGTGCCCGAGCAGCTGAAACACGTCACTGTAGGGCACGGGAGAGTGTGGGGCATCAAAGGAGACTACGTGACGTATAGGGCGGGCGTGGCTCAGGCCCGACCCACGGGTGTACAGTGGGACCTCGTCTACAAGACGCTTAAGCAGTTTGATGTATGGCAATCGGCCTTGTGGGGAGCCGACAGCTACGACCCCAAACAAGTGTACGCCCGACTCATCTAA